The Mycolicibacterium aichiense region GGCTTACGGCAATCGGAATCGGTTGGCTGGCAGTGCTGTTCGGGGCGATCGCGGTCGGCGTGGCGACTGATCGATCGTGGTGGAGACTGATCCCGCTCGGCGTGGTGGAACGAGGGATCGCCGGGTTCGAGGTGGCTGCGCTGATTGCGCTGGGGCTGTGGCTGGTACGTGGTGGGCGCGCCGATCCTGCTCACGAGCGGAAGGCGTCATCGCGTCGAGAACGTCATATACCTGCCACCAGCGAGCCTCGTGTTCCAGCGGGGAGATCCGGCCCTCCGCAAGATCCAGATCCGCATGATCCAGCGTCCGCGCCATGACGCGCAGCTGTGAGTAGCGTCGCTCTGTCTCGTCATGGCGAGCGCCCGCGATCGTGATCGCCCACAGGGTGCGCACCCGCATCCGCGTCTCACCGGCCATCGCGAATGTGATTGCCCCGGCGGCGATGTAGAGCATCGTCCCAGCGATCAACGCGGTTGCGGACATGCCGGCAGCCTCGCCGCCGATCTGCAGGACCAGCCACAGCGCGGCTCCCCAGAGCGGCCAGCTCCGCCACGCTCGCACCACGCGTCGGTCCCATGCGGTGATACCCGGCGGGAACACCACCAGGCGATAGCGGGCGACGCCATAGCGCGCCGGGTAAGCGTCGAAGGAACCCCAGACAGAAGTGGTCACGCACTCAGGTCTACGCCCGGCCCAGATCTCCGTCGTCGGTCTATACGGAATCCTGACGCCCGGCGGCCCAACCCTTACGGGTTCACCAGGCGTGCACCTGATTCTGGGCTGTCTCCAGGCCGGCCTCGATCAGCAGTTCGGTGGCGTCGGCGGCCTGCTCGCAGATCGCCGGGACCTCCGTGCGCTCGGCCGCGGTGAACGGCTCCAGGACGTACGCCGCCGGATCCTTGCGTCCCGGCGGCCGGCCGACCCCGATGCGGACCCGCTGAAAGTTCTTGGTCCCCAACGCGTTGGCCACAGACCGCAAGCCGTTGTGGCCGCCCTCGCCGCCGCCCAGTTTCAAGCGGATTCGGCCGAAGTCGATGTCGAGCTCGTCGTGGATGACGATGATGTCGGTCGGCATGACCGAGTAGAACTTCGCCAATGGACCGACCTGGCGGCCCGACTCGTTCATGTAGGTGCGCGGTTTGGCCAGCACCACGGGACGATGCGCGAGCCGGCCGGTCACGATCTCCGCGCCGGAGCGCTTGTGCACCTTGAACTGTGCGCCGATGCGACCGGCCAGCACGTCGGCCACCATGAAACCCAGATTGTGCCGGGTCTTGGCGTACTGCGGGCCCGGATTGCCCAGGCCGACAACCAGCAGGGGATCGGCCACGAAGCAGTCTTACTCGGCCTCGGCCGACTCGCCCTCGGGGGCTTCGGCTGCCTCGGCAGCGTCGGCGGCCTGCTCCTCGATCGACTCGCCGCCGCCCTCGGCCTCGAGCTCCTCGGCCGACGGGGCGGTCACGATGTTGACGACCAGCAGTTCGGGATCGCTGATCAGCGTCACGCCGGCGGGCAGTTCGACCTGGCTCGCGGTGATCTGGGTGCCTTCCTCGGCGCCCTCGATCGACACGACGAGCTGCTGGGGGATCGACATGGCGTCGGCCTCGATCTCGATGGTGCTGGCGTCCTGGGTGACCAGGGCGCCCGGTGCGGCGTCACCCTCGAGGGTGACGTTGACCTCGACGGTCACCTTCTCGCCGCGGCGGACCACGATCAGGTCGGCGTGCTGGATGCTGCGCCGGATCGGATGCACCGAGAGGGCCTTGGTCAGCGCCAGCTGCTCGGTGCCATCGACGTCGAGGGTCAGCACCGCGTTGGTGCCGGCCTTGCGCAGGACGGCGGCGAAGTCGTGGGCGTCGAGCTCGAGGTGCTGGGGGTCGGTGCCGTGGCCGTAGAGAACGACGGGAACCTTGCCCTCGCGGCGGGCCTGGCGCGAGGCGCCCTTGCCGGTCTTGCCGCGCACGGCGGCGGTGAGGTTGTTGGTGGCGTTCTTGGCCATGATGGGTGCTCCTGTTGCCTGTCGTGGGTCATCCGCACGGCTGAGGCAGGCACCAATGAGAGGAAGCCTCGTCGATAACGGTGGCTGGACCACCCTCGCCGTGACGCGGCCACCAGGGTAGCCGATCAGGGGTTCAGAGCGGAAATTCGATGCCGGTGAGCTGCTCGGACAGCCGCCATAGCCCGGCGGCGGTGGTCTGATTGCGGGCCAGCGGGCTGCGCGGTGACTGGCCGGTCGGTCCGCGCATGGCGAACTTGGGGCCGATGAAGCTGTTGCCGGGCAGATCCTCGGCGGCCGCGTACAGGGTCTGGCGGGCGCCGAAGTCGGCGCTGGTGGCGAACACGGCATTGCCGGCGTCCCAGATCCGGGTGCCCATCCTGTTGCCGGTGTGGCCCTGCAGGTTCGTCGCCGAGTAACCGGGGTGGGCGGCGTGCGACTTCAGCGGTGATCCGGCGGCGTCGAGGCGCTTCTGCAGCTCACTGGTGAACAACAGGTTCGCCAGCTTGGACTGGCCGTAGGCCAGCCACGCGGAATACGGCCGGGCCTTCCAGTTCAGGTCCTTGAGGCTGATCTTGCCCAGCAGGTGCATGAACGACGAGACCGTGACCACCCGGTCGGTGATCTTGGGTAGCAGCAGGTTGGTCAGTGCGAAGTGGCCGAGATGGTTGGTGCCGATTTGGCTCTCGAATCCGTCCTTGGTGACGGCATAGGGGACCGCCATGATCCCGGCGTTGTTGATCAGGACATCGACGCTGCGCACGCCTGCGGCGAAGTCGCTGATCGAACTCAGGTCCTGCAGATCGAGGCTGCGCACCTCGACATCGCCGGTCATGGCGGCGGCGGCTTCTGCGCCCTTGGTCGCGTTGCGGCACGCCAGAATGGTGTGTGCGCCGACGCGCGCCAGCTCGCGCGCGGTGATCAGCCCCAACCCGCTGTTGGCTCCGGTGACGATGACGGTCCGTCCGGCGAACGACGGCAGATCTGCGGCGGTCCAACTCATGGCAGTCACTCTAGGGGGACGGTGCGGCGGGGGAGACGCTACTTCTTCAGGGCTGCTTTTTCAGGGCGACGTTGAACCCGGCGATGATCGCCTCGACGTCGGTGGACGCCGCCGCGGCCTGATCGGCCAGCGTGGTGACCGTCAGCTGCACCAGGTAGCGCTGGAACGCCGGTGCCGGGGTCACCGGGATCACCACCCGGTTGTAGGAGTGCAGTCGCTTGCCGTTGAGGTCGTAGCTGCCCTCGATCATCGACGACGGGAAACCCTTGAAGTCAGCGCTGGAGGCGTTGAGTTTGGTGAAGTTCTGACTCATCTCGGCGTCGGCGCTGGCGTGCTTGAGCGCCTCGCCCACGTCGAAGTTGCCGGTCAGCTTGAACACGATCACCATCGCCGTCGGGTAGGTGTTGTTCTTCGCGATGACTTCGGTGCCCGGCGAGAAGTTCGAGTTGTCGTACTTGGTCCAGCCCTTCGGCCGCGGCAGTGTGACGGTGATGTCGGTGAGCTTGTCCAGAGGAATCTGCTCGCCGATCACGCCGACGCCGTAGAGATACTCGGCGATCGGCTGCGGCTTGCCCGAGGTGGTCGGGGCGGCCGTGGTGGTGGTCGCCGGTGTGCTCCAGATCGAGGAGTAGTCCGGCGGCGTCGACCCGCACGCCGCCACTGTCGTGGCCAGCGCGATGCACAGGACTGCGCTACCTGCCCTCACAGAATGTCGTGCACCGATTCGATCGGTCGGGCCAACCGGGTGCCCTTGTCGGTCACCACGAACGGGCGCTCGATGAGGATCGGGTTGGCCGCCATGGCATCCAGCAGCTCGTCATCGCTGGCGTCGGCGAGATTCAGTTCGCTGTACAGGGATTCACGCTTGCGCACCGCGGTTCGTACCTCGATACCGGCGTCGGCGATCAGCTTGGCGATCTCGGCGCGCGACGGCGGCGTCTTCAGATATTCGACGATCTCTGGCGCAATCCCGTTGTCGCGCAGCAGGTCCAGGGTCTTGCGGGAGGTGCTGCAGCGGGGATTGTGATAGATGGTGCCTGACAACTATGCGTCCCCGTCGAAAAGGCCTGTCACCGAACTATTTTCGAAAACCGCGCGGATGGTGCTCGCCAGCAGCGGGGCGATCGAGAGCACGGTCAATTGCGGGAATCGCTTGGATTCGTCGATCGGCAGGGTGTTGGTGACGATCACTTCGCGGGCACCGCTGTCGGCCAGTCGCTCACGGGCCGGGTCGGACAGCACGCCGTGGGTGGCGGCGATGATGACGTCCTTGGCGCCGTCGTCGTGCAGCAGCTTGACCGCGCCCGCGATGGTGCCGCCGGTGTCGATCATGTCGTCGGTGAGCACGCAGGTCTTGCCGGCCACATCACCGACCACCCGGTTGGACTTCACCTGGTTGGGCACCTTCGGGTCGCGGGTCTTGTGGATGAACGCCAGCGGTGTGCCGCCGAGGGCGTCGGCCCACTTCTCGGCCACCCGCACGCGACCGGAGTCCGGCGAGACCACCACGACGTTCTCGCAGTTGTAGTTGTCCCGGATGTACCCGGTCAGCAGCGGCTGGGCCCGCATGTGGTCGACCGGCCCGTCGAAGAAGCCCTGGATCTGATCGGTGTGCAGGTCCACGGTGACGATGCGGTCGGCGCCCGCCGTCTTGTAGAGGTCGGCGACCAGACGGGCGGAGATGGGCTCGCGGCCGCGGTGCTTCTTGTCCTGGCGGGCGTAGGGATAGAACGGCAGGATCGCGGTGATCCGCTTGGCGCTGCCGCGCTTGAGCGCGTCGATCATGATCAGCTGTTCCATCAGCCACTTGTTCAGCGGCGCGGGATGAGACTGCAGGACGAAAGCGTCGCAGCCACGGACTGATTCGTCGAAGCG contains the following coding sequences:
- a CDS encoding ribose-phosphate diphosphokinase yields the protein MGTDWTDNRKNLMLFSGRAHPELADQVAKELDVQVTAQTARDFANGEIFVRFDESVRGCDAFVLQSHPAPLNKWLMEQLIMIDALKRGSAKRITAILPFYPYARQDKKHRGREPISARLVADLYKTAGADRIVTVDLHTDQIQGFFDGPVDHMRAQPLLTGYIRDNYNCENVVVVSPDSGRVRVAEKWADALGGTPLAFIHKTRDPKVPNQVKSNRVVGDVAGKTCVLTDDMIDTGGTIAGAVKLLHDDGAKDVIIAATHGVLSDPARERLADSGAREVIVTNTLPIDESKRFPQLTVLSIAPLLASTIRAVFENSSVTGLFDGDA
- a CDS encoding LpqN/LpqT family lipoprotein — its product is MRAGSAVLCIALATTVAACGSTPPDYSSIWSTPATTTTAAPTTSGKPQPIAEYLYGVGVIGEQIPLDKLTDITVTLPRPKGWTKYDNSNFSPGTEVIAKNNTYPTAMVIVFKLTGNFDVGEALKHASADAEMSQNFTKLNASSADFKGFPSSMIEGSYDLNGKRLHSYNRVVIPVTPAPAFQRYLVQLTVTTLADQAAAASTDVEAIIAGFNVALKKQP
- a CDS encoding oxidoreductase; translated protein: MSWTAADLPSFAGRTVIVTGANSGLGLITARELARVGAHTILACRNATKGAEAAAAMTGDVEVRSLDLQDLSSISDFAAGVRSVDVLINNAGIMAVPYAVTKDGFESQIGTNHLGHFALTNLLLPKITDRVVTVSSFMHLLGKISLKDLNWKARPYSAWLAYGQSKLANLLFTSELQKRLDAAGSPLKSHAAHPGYSATNLQGHTGNRMGTRIWDAGNAVFATSADFGARQTLYAAAEDLPGNSFIGPKFAMRGPTGQSPRSPLARNQTTAAGLWRLSEQLTGIEFPL
- the arsC gene encoding arsenate reductase (glutaredoxin) (This arsenate reductase requires both glutathione and glutaredoxin to convert arsenate to arsenite, after which the efflux transporter formed by ArsA and ArsB can extrude the arsenite from the cell, providing resistance.); this translates as MSGTIYHNPRCSTSRKTLDLLRDNGIAPEIVEYLKTPPSRAEIAKLIADAGIEVRTAVRKRESLYSELNLADASDDELLDAMAANPILIERPFVVTDKGTRLARPIESVHDIL
- the pth gene encoding aminoacyl-tRNA hydrolase is translated as MADPLLVVGLGNPGPQYAKTRHNLGFMVADVLAGRIGAQFKVHKRSGAEIVTGRLAHRPVVLAKPRTYMNESGRQVGPLAKFYSVMPTDIIVIHDELDIDFGRIRLKLGGGEGGHNGLRSVANALGTKNFQRVRIGVGRPPGRKDPAAYVLEPFTAAERTEVPAICEQAADATELLIEAGLETAQNQVHAW
- a CDS encoding 50S ribosomal protein L25/general stress protein Ctc, with the protein product MAKNATNNLTAAVRGKTGKGASRQARREGKVPVVLYGHGTDPQHLELDAHDFAAVLRKAGTNAVLTLDVDGTEQLALTKALSVHPIRRSIQHADLIVVRRGEKVTVEVNVTLEGDAAPGALVTQDASTIEIEADAMSIPQQLVVSIEGAEEGTQITASQVELPAGVTLISDPELLVVNIVTAPSAEELEAEGGGESIEEQAADAAEAAEAPEGESAEAE